Proteins from one Natrinema salinisoli genomic window:
- a CDS encoding zinc-dependent alcohol dehydrogenase encodes MRALCWHGEEDVRVDEVPDPELVNPHDAIVEITATAICGSDLHLYDGYVPTMREGDVLGHEPMGEVVDVGSAVETLEEGDRVVVPFTISCGSCWFCEEELYSLCDNSNPNAEVARKVMGQSPAGLFGYSHMLGGYAGGQAEYLRVPFADVGPLKVESDLPDEQVLLLSDVFPTGYMAAENAEIEEDDTVAVWGCGPVGQFAIQSAWMLGAGRVVAIDRVPERLAMAREHGDAETIHFEEEDVYDRLMAMTGGRGPDRCIDAVGTEAHGTGLMGLTDKAKQQVNLEADRPHVLRQAIKCCRKGGTLSVPGVYVGHADNVPVGPLMNKALTVNTGQTHVQRYLDPLLEKIEDGDIDPSFVVTHREPLERGPEMYETFRDKEDGCVKVVLTP; translated from the coding sequence ATGAGGGCCCTCTGCTGGCACGGCGAGGAGGACGTCCGCGTCGACGAGGTGCCCGACCCCGAGCTCGTCAACCCCCACGACGCGATCGTCGAGATCACCGCCACGGCCATCTGCGGCTCCGACCTCCACCTGTACGACGGGTACGTCCCGACGATGCGCGAGGGCGACGTGCTCGGTCACGAGCCGATGGGCGAGGTCGTCGACGTCGGCAGCGCCGTGGAAACCCTCGAGGAGGGCGACCGCGTGGTCGTCCCCTTCACCATCAGCTGTGGCTCGTGTTGGTTCTGCGAGGAGGAGCTGTACTCGCTGTGTGACAACTCCAACCCGAACGCCGAGGTGGCCCGCAAGGTGATGGGGCAGTCGCCCGCCGGGCTGTTCGGCTACTCGCACATGCTGGGCGGCTACGCCGGTGGACAGGCGGAGTACCTGCGAGTGCCCTTCGCTGACGTCGGCCCGCTGAAAGTCGAGTCGGACCTGCCCGACGAGCAGGTGCTGCTCCTCTCGGACGTCTTCCCGACGGGGTACATGGCCGCCGAGAACGCCGAGATCGAAGAAGACGATACGGTCGCAGTCTGGGGTTGTGGCCCGGTCGGCCAGTTCGCGATCCAGAGCGCCTGGATGCTCGGCGCCGGCCGCGTCGTCGCGATCGACCGCGTCCCCGAGCGCCTCGCAATGGCCCGCGAGCACGGGGACGCCGAGACGATCCACTTCGAGGAGGAGGACGTCTACGACCGGTTGATGGCCATGACCGGCGGCCGCGGCCCGGACCGGTGCATCGACGCGGTCGGGACCGAGGCCCACGGCACCGGCCTCATGGGCCTCACGGACAAGGCGAAACAGCAGGTGAACCTCGAGGCCGATCGACCCCACGTCCTCCGGCAGGCGATCAAGTGCTGTCGGAAGGGCGGGACGCTCTCGGTCCCCGGCGTCTACGTCGGCCACGCGGACAACGTCCCGGTCGGTCCGCTGATGAACAAGGCGCTGACGGTCAACACCGGCCAGACCCACGTCCAGCGGTATCTCGATCCGCTGCTCGAGAAAATCGAGGACGGCGACATCGACCCGTCGTTCGTCGTCACGCACCGGGAACCGCTGGAGCGGGGCCCGGAAATGTACGAGACGTTCCGCGACAAGGAAGACGGCTGCGTCAAGGTGGTACTCACTCCGTGA
- a CDS encoding DMT family transporter — protein MTNTEDVLLFGALAFVWGTAFTAIEIGLETLPPLLFAAARLDIAAFIFIGAVLLSRIEWLPRTKADVALILSNGILVIGAHFAFSFIGQSHVTSGVAAIVLSFTPIITPVIAIRLLATERVYGTDVIGLCTGLAGVIAIATAGGSFDGQLIGVALILASAVVFALGSVLTERWTGVLPTMSLHAWSMITGAVFLHATAAVYSGASLRHVTWTPSAVAALVYLGVFATAGGFLLYFTLLTRIGATNVSLINYASPVVATIFGATLLGEEITAATVAGFALIVVGFALCNIRPLWRLTRSTRKTPAGDRSLGRDEVRVHGNVYSTTTDLQTHLQLGD, from the coding sequence ATGACGAATACAGAAGACGTGCTGTTGTTCGGTGCACTCGCGTTCGTCTGGGGCACGGCGTTCACGGCGATCGAAATCGGACTCGAAACCCTTCCCCCGCTCCTCTTCGCAGCGGCCCGATTAGATATCGCCGCGTTCATTTTCATCGGAGCCGTTCTCCTCAGCCGGATCGAGTGGCTCCCTCGGACGAAAGCAGACGTCGCTCTCATCCTCTCGAACGGGATTCTCGTCATCGGAGCGCACTTCGCGTTCTCCTTCATCGGGCAGAGTCACGTCACGAGCGGCGTCGCCGCGATCGTCCTCAGTTTCACTCCGATCATCACCCCCGTCATCGCTATTCGGCTCCTCGCAACGGAACGCGTCTACGGGACGGACGTCATCGGACTGTGCACAGGATTGGCTGGCGTAATCGCAATCGCAACTGCCGGCGGGTCCTTCGACGGGCAACTCATCGGCGTCGCACTCATCCTCGCCTCCGCGGTCGTCTTCGCGCTCGGGTCAGTCCTCACGGAACGCTGGACGGGAGTGCTCCCCACGATGTCACTTCACGCGTGGTCGATGATTACCGGTGCGGTATTCCTCCACGCCACAGCCGCCGTCTATTCGGGCGCGTCGCTTCGACACGTGACGTGGACGCCGTCAGCGGTCGCCGCACTCGTATACCTCGGCGTCTTCGCTACGGCGGGCGGATTCCTCCTCTACTTCACCTTACTGACCCGAATCGGCGCAACGAACGTCAGCCTCATCAACTACGCCTCACCCGTCGTTGCGACGATCTTCGGTGCGACGCTCCTCGGTGAGGAAATTACCGCGGCGACCGTCGCCGGCTTCGCGCTCATCGTCGTCGGATTCGCGCTCTGCAATATCCGGCCACTCTGGCGGCTTACCCGATCTACGAGGAAGACGCCCGCAGGAGATCGGTCGCTCGGACGCGACGAAGTCCGCGTCCACGGAAACGTCTACAGTACGACGACCGACCTGCAGACCCACCTGCAGCTGGGTGACTGA
- a CDS encoding DUF2270 domain-containing protein, producing the protein MADSNDDTIDPTSPEQREVGREMVDESTGLGSVMAHAYRGELGRVDTWRQRLDQTTTWAVTVMAVILTWAFSSPDNPHYILLIGIVVVTVFLSIEARRYRDYDVFRSRVRMIQENLLATALDPSRDVERTDWRVELSQDYREPTVKVSMQEALANRLRRVYLGLLGVLLVAWIFRVSAFAPREDWVETAAIAQIQGLVVIAVVVAFYVALLAIALWPQERQAKGEFRKGGEGDWKDSDAKDESRNG; encoded by the coding sequence ATGGCAGATTCGAACGACGATACGATCGACCCGACGTCGCCCGAACAGCGAGAGGTCGGCCGCGAAATGGTCGACGAGAGCACAGGCCTCGGCTCGGTGATGGCCCACGCGTACCGAGGCGAGCTCGGGCGGGTGGATACGTGGCGACAGCGCCTCGATCAGACGACGACGTGGGCGGTGACCGTGATGGCGGTGATCCTGACGTGGGCGTTCTCGAGTCCCGACAACCCTCACTATATCCTGTTGATCGGAATCGTGGTCGTCACGGTCTTCCTCAGTATCGAAGCGCGGCGGTACCGGGACTACGATGTCTTTCGGTCGCGCGTTCGGATGATTCAGGAAAATCTGCTCGCAACTGCCCTGGACCCGTCACGGGACGTCGAACGCACTGACTGGCGAGTAGAATTGAGTCAGGACTACCGTGAGCCCACGGTGAAAGTATCGATGCAGGAGGCCCTCGCGAATCGCCTGCGACGCGTGTATCTCGGGCTGCTCGGTGTCCTCCTCGTCGCGTGGATCTTCAGAGTGTCCGCGTTCGCACCGCGTGAAGACTGGGTCGAAACCGCCGCGATCGCTCAAATCCAGGGACTGGTCGTGATCGCGGTCGTCGTCGCGTTCTACGTTGCGCTGCTCGCGATCGCGCTGTGGCCGCAAGAACGCCAGGCGAAGGGCGAATTCCGCAAAGGAGGGGAAGGCGACTGGAAGGATTCGGACGCGAAAGACGAGTCGCGAAACGGATGA
- a CDS encoding patatin-like phospholipase family protein, with translation MSNSVMEGDGDPTRVAIACQGGGSHTAFTAGVLKGLLREWDDEYELVGISGTSGGAFNALAAWYGLVTADEDRAIDLLDAIWDDLSASDLSDRFLNNVLVGLSRLESAGVPMLELSPYQIPGQEIGKDELRETLERHIDFDAVSDLCGRETPELVVGTVDINAGVFETFTNEEVTPKAILASAAVPALFEAVEINGHYHWDGLFSQNPPIDDLMTVDADRKPEELWVIQINSQEREGEPTTLAEIADRRNELSGNISLNQELGVIERVNKWIDEGHLPESDFSRTEIHRIAMGREYHTSTKVDRSPSFVRELMELGEQRAAEFRRGR, from the coding sequence ATGAGTAATTCTGTGATGGAGGGCGACGGCGACCCCACGAGAGTGGCGATCGCCTGTCAGGGCGGGGGGAGTCATACGGCTTTCACGGCCGGCGTTTTGAAAGGACTCCTCCGCGAGTGGGACGACGAATACGAACTGGTCGGCATCAGCGGGACCTCCGGCGGTGCGTTCAACGCGCTCGCGGCGTGGTACGGGCTGGTCACCGCCGACGAGGACAGAGCGATCGACCTCCTCGACGCCATCTGGGACGACCTGTCGGCATCCGACCTTTCCGATCGGTTTCTGAACAACGTTCTCGTCGGACTGTCCCGCCTCGAGAGCGCCGGGGTTCCGATGCTCGAGCTCAGCCCGTACCAAATCCCCGGTCAGGAAATCGGCAAAGACGAGCTCCGTGAAACGCTCGAGCGACACATCGACTTCGACGCCGTTTCGGATCTGTGCGGACGGGAGACGCCCGAACTCGTCGTCGGAACGGTCGATATCAACGCCGGCGTCTTCGAGACGTTCACCAACGAGGAGGTGACACCGAAGGCGATCCTCGCGTCCGCAGCCGTGCCAGCGCTGTTCGAGGCCGTCGAGATCAACGGCCACTATCACTGGGACGGCCTGTTCTCGCAGAACCCGCCGATCGACGACCTGATGACCGTCGACGCCGACCGCAAGCCCGAGGAGCTGTGGGTGATTCAAATCAATTCTCAGGAACGGGAGGGCGAACCCACGACCCTCGCGGAGATCGCCGATCGGCGAAACGAACTGTCGGGGAACATCTCGTTGAACCAGGAGCTGGGTGTGATCGAACGCGTTAACAAGTGGATCGACGAGGGACACCTCCCCGAGAGCGATTTTTCGAGGACGGAGATTCACCGGATCGCGATGGGGAGAGAGTATCACACCTCGACGAAGGTCGACCGAAGTCCGTCGTTCGTTCGGGAGCTGATGGAGCTTGGTGAGCAACGGGCTGCGGAGTTCCGTCGTGGCCGGTGA
- a CDS encoding DNA-binding protein encodes MSSKNVFGNEVSVNEQASEKVDEAAVDEDGFEVVDETPEFQATVQMEVQAKVDANHPDGMVETTEERIHGATLEQEERIRAREAELERIRAQAELGTQEGREKRTRDIAAKRSAERRAEFQKRAASVDPWADPERNDPRAELTQEQLAAVNKQSMRLSGKLDGWSRAAIGRRLGEAVVGGKDLMSAVVAVYEELETAPGQVVLIGKLEGVNRKEVSIEGTVTQLWELSSPSIAQVGLIEDESGRTKFTSWKVSDAPWIEEGERVRIHGAAKNWYNGRVSVALTGWTTVHFPECGWWWEV; translated from the coding sequence ATGTCAAGTAAGAACGTCTTCGGTAATGAGGTTTCGGTCAATGAACAGGCATCCGAAAAAGTGGACGAAGCAGCGGTCGATGAAGATGGCTTTGAGGTGGTCGATGAGACGCCGGAGTTCCAGGCGACGGTACAGATGGAGGTGCAGGCAAAGGTCGATGCAAACCACCCGGACGGGATGGTTGAGACCACCGAAGAGCGAATCCACGGTGCGACCCTCGAACAGGAAGAGCGCATTCGGGCGCGAGAGGCCGAGCTGGAGCGCATCAGAGCCCAGGCGGAGCTGGGGACGCAAGAAGGGCGGGAGAAGCGGACGCGAGATATCGCGGCGAAGCGGAGCGCTGAGCGGCGTGCTGAGTTCCAGAAGCGGGCGGCGAGCGTGGACCCGTGGGCGGACCCAGAGCGGAACGATCCTCGTGCAGAACTCACGCAGGAGCAGTTGGCAGCGGTGAACAAGCAATCGATGCGGCTGTCCGGGAAACTGGATGGGTGGTCGCGAGCGGCGATTGGTCGGCGGCTGGGTGAAGCCGTGGTCGGTGGGAAAGACCTGATGAGCGCGGTCGTCGCGGTGTACGAGGAACTGGAGACGGCGCCGGGACAGGTGGTTCTCATCGGGAAACTTGAGGGCGTCAATCGCAAAGAGGTGAGCATCGAAGGTACTGTGACGCAACTGTGGGAGCTGTCAAGTCCGAGCATTGCTCAGGTCGGTCTCATCGAAGATGAGAGCGGGCGCACGAAGTTCACGAGCTGGAAAGTGTCCGATGCCCCGTGGATCGAAGAGGGCGAACGAGTTCGCATTCACGGAGCGGCGAAGAACTGGTACAACGGGCGCGTCTCGGTGGCTCTGACCGGCTGGACCACAGTCCACTTCCCCGAGTGCGGTTGGTGGTGGGAAGTGTAG
- a CDS encoding SRPBCC family protein — protein MSTDQRGVTEREPLHGPNSESSRGSLERGGRIAAATVGGAIVALGIKRRSLGGAAAALAGGWLLYRGLVGGRSGDESFDTDSASGDGRLDAVDASDAVETTRSTTIGASPDEVYERWREPETMSRLYGGLFDVTARDEDRWHWTASGPLGATVSWDTQVVEDRPGDCLRWESHENAPVSNEGQVRFREAPAGRGTELTFRFRFEPPGGSVGAAVTKRLEIVPESLAAVVLDRFKSLVETGEIPTLERNPSARGAGDLL, from the coding sequence GTGTCCACGGACCAACGAGGTGTGACGGAGCGAGAGCCGCTTCACGGCCCAAATTCCGAGTCCTCGAGAGGATCGCTCGAACGGGGCGGCCGGATCGCTGCGGCGACCGTCGGCGGAGCGATCGTGGCGCTCGGCATCAAGCGTCGGTCGCTCGGCGGTGCGGCGGCGGCGCTCGCCGGCGGCTGGCTGCTCTACCGGGGACTCGTCGGCGGGCGCTCCGGCGACGAATCGTTCGACACGGACTCGGCCAGCGGGGACGGTCGATTGGACGCGGTGGACGCGTCCGACGCGGTGGAAACGACCCGCTCAACTACGATCGGCGCGTCACCGGACGAGGTATACGAGCGCTGGCGTGAACCAGAGACGATGTCGCGCCTCTACGGCGGACTCTTCGACGTGACGGCTCGAGACGAGGACCGCTGGCACTGGACCGCGAGCGGGCCGCTCGGAGCGACCGTCTCGTGGGACACGCAGGTCGTCGAAGACCGTCCCGGCGACTGCCTCCGCTGGGAATCCCACGAAAACGCGCCCGTCTCCAACGAGGGGCAGGTCCGCTTCCGGGAGGCACCGGCTGGCCGCGGGACGGAACTGACGTTTCGATTTCGGTTCGAGCCGCCGGGGGGCTCCGTCGGTGCCGCGGTGACGAAGCGCCTCGAGATCGTCCCCGAGTCGCTCGCGGCCGTCGTGCTCGATCGCTTCAAGAGCCTCGTCGAAACGGGCGAGATACCGACGCTCGAGCGGAACCCGTCCGCCCGCGGCGCGGGTGATCTGCTATGA
- a CDS encoding twin-arginine translocation signal domain-containing protein gives MPNRRQFIRGVTATAALSGIGVVGASKSEEEDLASKIFDAYVKGGPDQVGKLLDKDGISYTQTTKKVGSSNSEKDDSQIGPAANHYTESDSEMNVILSELPEHNRILCSANMMLEGLEDSFRSPTFVPDIIGVGFDDNVWTTIGTPTVRAMADEKDGYHEAEFWPGTIDGGGVAAEVNLDWGPNGGGFPPSSYISLQCELATDGTPGTIWGSYKHTWSWDPVSGAIDNITGGGPIGVMLDTGTSVLWDEMIPKDSEPALP, from the coding sequence ATGCCGAATAGACGGCAGTTCATTCGAGGTGTAACGGCAACGGCTGCACTTAGCGGAATTGGTGTAGTTGGCGCTTCAAAGTCAGAAGAAGAAGATCTCGCCTCCAAGATATTTGACGCATACGTCAAAGGGGGTCCAGACCAGGTTGGGAAATTATTAGATAAGGATGGAATATCGTACACCCAGACAACTAAAAAAGTGGGGTCATCCAACTCTGAGAAGGATGATTCTCAGATCGGACCAGCTGCTAACCATTATACCGAGAGTGATTCTGAAATGAATGTAATTCTCAGTGAGCTGCCTGAACATAATAGAATACTTTGCTCAGCAAATATGATGTTAGAGGGGCTTGAGGATAGTTTCAGAAGTCCAACTTTTGTGCCTGATATTATTGGTGTGGGTTTTGATGATAATGTATGGACAACAATTGGAACCCCCACCGTAAGAGCCATGGCTGATGAAAAAGATGGTTACCACGAAGCCGAATTCTGGCCAGGGACCATTGATGGCGGAGGTGTCGCTGCAGAAGTTAATCTTGATTGGGGACCAAATGGAGGAGGTTTCCCACCTTCGAGTTATATTTCATTGCAGTGTGAACTCGCTACTGATGGGACTCCGGGAACTATCTGGGGGTCCTACAAACATACATGGTCTTGGGACCCGGTTAGTGGGGCGATAGATAATATTACCGGTGGAGGACCTATCGGGGTTATGCTCGACACAGGGACGTCGGTTTTATGGGACGAAATGATTCCTAAAGATTCAGAACCTGCCCTTCCCTGA
- a CDS encoding tyrosine-type recombinase/integrase: MSRDLSPRKARDRFLSRRKTENTDRTLRTYENRLTRFVEFCEERDISRMSELSGWDLDEFRANREAADIAPTTLRGSMVALKQLLDYCESVEIVDDGFADKVNVPTVTRSEESSDQQLAHDDAEKLIDFYRSSRKWWGQPEHAVLEVAWHVGCRMSGLRALDLRDYDPDDQTLEFRHRPPFTGLKNKEQGERVVGISEQVVEALDTYIARERVEKRDKNGREPLFCARQGRPSNSTFRAWCYQGTQPCLITNCPHSKRRETCDYTRRNFASKCPSSRALHAVRTGSITWQLLQGLDIETVAKRVNARPETIRRHYYKAGLHEEFEELRADVTLKLDIQDTHE, from the coding sequence GTGAGCCGGGATCTCTCCCCGCGAAAAGCCCGTGACCGGTTTCTCTCGAGACGAAAAACTGAGAATACCGACCGAACCCTCCGCACATACGAGAACCGCCTCACGCGGTTCGTCGAGTTCTGTGAAGAACGGGACATTAGCCGTATGTCCGAACTCTCTGGGTGGGACTTAGACGAGTTCCGGGCTAATCGGGAAGCCGCGGACATTGCCCCAACGACCTTACGCGGGTCGATGGTCGCTCTGAAACAACTACTCGATTACTGCGAGTCCGTCGAGATCGTCGACGATGGGTTTGCCGACAAGGTGAACGTGCCGACGGTCACGCGGTCCGAAGAATCGAGCGACCAGCAGCTCGCCCACGACGATGCCGAGAAGTTGATTGATTTCTACCGGTCGTCGAGAAAGTGGTGGGGTCAACCAGAGCACGCCGTACTCGAGGTCGCTTGGCACGTAGGATGTCGAATGAGCGGGCTACGGGCGCTGGATCTCCGCGACTACGATCCGGACGACCAGACGCTCGAGTTCCGGCACCGGCCACCGTTTACCGGTCTCAAAAACAAGGAGCAGGGCGAACGCGTCGTCGGGATATCCGAGCAGGTGGTCGAAGCGCTAGATACGTACATTGCCAGAGAGCGCGTTGAGAAACGCGACAAGAACGGACGCGAACCGCTGTTTTGTGCCCGTCAGGGTCGCCCGTCAAACTCGACGTTTCGAGCCTGGTGCTATCAGGGTACCCAGCCGTGTTTGATCACGAACTGTCCGCATTCGAAGCGACGGGAGACGTGTGACTACACACGGCGGAACTTCGCGAGCAAGTGCCCGAGCAGCCGCGCGCTCCACGCCGTTCGCACGGGTTCGATCACCTGGCAATTGCTCCAAGGTCTCGACATCGAGACGGTCGCAAAGCGCGTGAACGCTCGTCCGGAGACGATCCGACGGCACTACTACAAAGCCGGTCTTCACGAGGAGTTTGAAGAGCTGCGAGCAGACGTAACTCTGAAACTTGACATTCAGGACACCCATGAGTGA
- a CDS encoding glutathione S-transferase N-terminal domain-containing protein, which produces MLELYQFEGCPHCEKVREKLSELGISYVNHNPRLGKSHDQEVTNQQTHEELVEMGGMDQVPYLVDTQRETSLYESDDIVEHLETYYG; this is translated from the coding sequence ATGCTAGAATTGTATCAGTTTGAAGGATGTCCCCACTGCGAAAAAGTTCGAGAAAAACTCTCAGAACTCGGCATATCGTACGTGAATCACAACCCGCGTCTGGGGAAGTCCCACGACCAGGAAGTAACCAATCAGCAAACGCACGAGGAATTGGTGGAGATGGGGGGCATGGATCAGGTTCCCTATCTCGTCGACACACAACGTGAAACGTCCCTCTACGAAAGTGACGATATCGTCGAGCACCTCGAGACCTATTACGGGTAG